CCAACTTTTAGGTGTAGGTGGTGGTTGCAACATTCAACGGTGGTACGGTGGTGAATATCTTGAAAAAGAACTTGTTCAACTGGCTCCtactttatttcctttttttttttagctcctTTTGTTTCCATTATTGACACTCTGAGGCGACAAGGACGAGAAATAGAATCAAGGGACGGCCAACTTTGATTCGTCGACATTATGCGAGCCGAAATTGAATTGGGCGCCAATTCAGTCGCCCCCACGACCGATCGAGCGCAAACATTTCGACAGTTTCGAGTGTCCTGCACTATTTCTGTGTGTATTTTTCGTTGCACATTGGTAGAAAAAGGCGAGTTCcattcgaaagaaaaaactaactGGCCTTTTTCAATagtggaaaaaacaaataataaaaaataaggatTTTTTCCTGATTTGACAACGTTGTCGGACACAACGATCCCCCCATCAAGGGGAAAGGAGAAAATTGCAGATGGAaacatcattttcttctttcctttctttttcttcttattacaAACGGCCCTGCCGTTCGGCCATGCAATCGTGTAGTAAGTAAGCCGGCCGGTAGGTTTCCAGTCCTGTTCCAGGGTCGACCACCCGTAGTGCCGCGTTGGGTTTGGTATTGCCACGGTTGCCCACCGAAGTGTATCTAcattggccagcagcagcagcagcagcggcagcggcaGCATCAGTcccgaaataaaagaagaagaaaaaaaaaacaaaaaaatagagaaaagagaaaatgatatAAGTTGCTCGGTAGTGAACAGTTGAGTGTGTTAGAGGGGGCCATTCGCTACGCAGCTGGACACGGAATCCGTCTTTGTGTAAGCACCActcgttttgttttcatttccctcCTGTATAACGTTATAGTGCCCAGCCGGGaaagggaggaaagaaaaaaaaaaaaaaaaacgccccaGCCGGACCCAACTGGACGGACGTGTACAGATCTACCGCACGGGtttttataaaacaaaaacaaaaaaaccaaaaaacaatgcGACTCTTGGGGTCGGAGAGGCTCATAAATCGTCCGGCAATAAATCGCCGGAACCGGGCCGAATATATATAAGATAGGAAGGCCGGGAGTTAGGAGCCAGAAGAGATTCAAACAAGATGGGCagccatcatcatcttctcccTTAGCTTGACGactgccatttttttttaggtggATATTTccgtttcctttttattttattttttctgtccgAGTTAGGAGCTCTCCTTTTCATCCCTTCAACTCGTCAAGACAATCACGAGCTCCTGGCTGGTGATTAAGTGAACGAAATCAAGGAGCCCTCTCTGTCCGTTAACAGATGACAAGGAGCTGAGCAGATTTCCCCCACCCAACAAGAGGGAAGAAAGATGAGATTATTTATTAAGTGACTGTGACACGTCCAGGGGACCAGCAGTTCTCTCGGCTGTCAACGCACTTtgctcctttttatttattggcaTCACACCGCGCCACCAAGACGAGGAGGCTCCTGATAGGAGACTTTTATGAGGGTCCCAAGGAGCCAGGAGCCGAAACAAGTAGGGTGTAGTtgggtggaggggggggggggttgggtTGTGAAGGGATCGACGTGATAGTTGCTAACGCGATCAATCGAGCGCGTGATCGTGACTCGGGACCCACACACGGACCATTGGACCTGTTGCCAGTTGGCCCTCCCCTCCCCTCCTGTCTCATCTCGTTATCTGGTCTGGAGCAGTCGAACCCCGAAACGAGCAACGAGCACGAAGACAagataaatagaaaagaagaaagaatcaggaaaagaaaaaaagaaaataaaaaactcaaAATTGAGTCggacgatttttcttttttcgcacgAAAAAATCCTTGGGTACGGGCAAAGTCTTGCACTTTCTCACGCGGCCACGTTCTGACTCGACAAACAGCCGACACAAGGAGCGCAGCAAGAAGCAGACACTTTTTGATCCGCTTTTGGACCCCAACCCCGGCGTATGATCTATTTACGCAAAGGGATttgcagagagaaagagagagagagcgagagaaaaAGATCCCCTCCTAGATTTCACGATCGTCTGTGTCATCAGGAGCCGaccggaaaaaaaacaaaaaaacctttggCTAACCGATAACCGTCGGGGAGAGAGTTTTGTAGCTCATCGAAGGGTTTTAAgaggctttttcaaaaaagacttGACGCTATTTTCTCACGctccaaatgaaaagaaagaaagaaagaaaaatagtcgGGTTTCTAGGAGCTCCTGGCGGAGGAGTCTACAATCCGATCAAGGCGTCGGTAACGAGTATAATCAAGTATGAAaaaggaaggagaagaagaaaataaaaagagctcgggggtggtggtgtggcatagagagaggaagaaggaggacTCGCCCTTTCTCTTTCCATCCAAAAAACCTGACACGCATGAACGGACCACcggataaaagaagaagagtctccCGCTCCTATGGCTACTTCCTCCACGCTCTATGCGCTCTACTTCAAGcctcgacacacacactcctcatttcttttttttttttttttttcatatttcacaCGCAAGGAGCACGTCGGCCAATacaagaagggaaaaagagagaagaggctCCTTCCAGGAgcccaaagaagaaaaaaaaaaggatatagAAATGAGAGGGAACCGACTGGATGAAATCGATCGCTTCTTGCTCCTGGCTGAGCCGAGTTTGACTCCTGGACGGTCTAAGGTCATGCCATCGGCCGCAGCCCAGGCCccaaagtctctctctctctcccgttgATGACTTGATCACTAAATAGTCACCCGGAACCGGACCCTGCCACTCACGAAAACTTGCGTGAGTCCTCGACGTCTGCGATTCGTACGTAAATTTCCTCGACGATCGATAACGAATCGAACGGTTGTTTCAACTAACCAACCGAATAAACCAACCAATGGTGGGAAGAAGGGGTCAATTCATTTGCCCAACATAGAGAAAAAGGCGGCGAATTGAATGTGTTTTTCTTAAgatataatttatattttgtcCGTCATGTCATCACGATAGAGCAGCCGCATGTGTTATCAAATATAGGTAGATATAATGATGTTAAGAGACGAATGTGAAATCAGTGGCCAAAGCAAtgaacaaatcaaatcaacaacGATAGCACCGCAACGCGTATATGAAACAAATCACCAGCAACCCGAGcaaccccaaaaaacaatcatctcatcaaatattattatttttcatttgtttttctctgtcttgaaacaattttcaaaaaagccaACAACAAACAGACGACGGCATCGACATTCATCTTCTCCCCTCGTTCGTCCGATGAAATCACGAAATAAACCAAACAGCGCCATCTTTGTGTGCGGTTTCGTGATTCTCCGgtggataaataaataaataaataaaaagggaaatgatttGTTGCTGTTCAAATGTCGAATCcccaccccccaaaaaagaaacaacaacaacaacaacaaccgagccTCCCGAAATATATACACGGGCCAATTCACTCACACATAAACAGcgcgcgcgcacacacacacacacgcacaaacaCGAGAAAAACGCTTGATCGTCTCTGTTGTATGCGGACGAGTTcaaagttgttgttgctgttgttgttgggtccgaaataaaaagaaatcccaGGCCGGTTTAAGTTTAgaaatgtttggtttttttcttcttctcctttcttgTCCGGCCTGGACAGTTGTAGAGAAACCCCGGACACGGAACAATTGGTATGGTAGTAACTTTGCAGCAAAGTGGTAATAAAAGCTctgacgacgacaacaacaacagcaacagcaacaacaacaacaacggtaCTGTTTGTTTTCGGTTGGCGAGGAGGACTAACGAGTCCcgaaacaaagaaacaaacagacacTGGACTGTGGAGACTTTGactgacacacaaaaaaaacaggcCCTTCAAAGaagaggttgttgttgttgttgttgcaatcACCTCCACCGCCGACGCCACCCGGCGTCACACAAcattcgtttcttcttcttttctatcctTTCGACAAGGAAAAACTTGaaacaagaataaaattaTTGGACAAAAGAATCCCTCAGACTGGGCTGGGCGTGCCCAGCTGTTGGCAACTGTCGCTGGGACTGGGTTTTGAGGGGGGGTCACGTCTCTTCTGGACTATCAAGGGGCAACGCGGCGTAGTGATGAGGCTGGACCGAATGTGGCAGCAGGGCGGAGCTAATACAGGCAATAACAGGCCCCGACAGCTCGCCGGATGCCTGCGGTATCGCcgatgacgacgacggtgACTGGCCGGCACTACTACTCGTTCCGCCATCATCGACGGTCGCTTTCCGCCTCAGCGGTGGCTGGCCGTGCTGCTGGAAATCGGAGCGATGCAACTGCAGCTGCAGACCCTGTTTCCTCCTGACGGAGACGACGATGGCAGGATCGGGCGACGGTCCGGCGACGGCCCCGTACTCGTCGCTGATTGCCGGAAActgagcggcggcggcggccgcctCGAATCCGCGAGTGGACGAGGCGGAGCTGGGCGAGCTGGAGGTGGGCGAATAGGCCACAGACGTCGAGGAAGTGACGCGATCCTGGCGGAAAGAATTGAGCCACGATTGCTTGCGGCTTTCCAGCCGGCGCTTGGACTCGATGATGCGACGGGCCTGCTCCTCGGCTAAGGCGGCGGCCGAAATGAGTCCGGCGGCCCTGGCCGTCAATTGACTGCGCCGCTGGCAGCGTAGCCTCAGGGACACGTAGACGCTGAGGACGAGGCAGAGGAGGAGCGGAGCGAAGCCGATGGCCAGGTGACAGGCGGCCTGGAAGCGATCGACGTGGACGACGGCCACGCTGGGATCGGTCATCGAGACGTAGCAGGGGAATGTGCGCTCGAACGCGTCCGTCCGCGAATAGTCGCGGAAAAACTGGTCGCAGTCGACATCCGGCGGATAGCCGCAGCCAACCACGTTGGGATAAAGGCGGGCCGGCTGCTGGATGGCCATCAACGGGTAAGGCTCTAGCGATGCTGaggacgaggaggaggaggagaaggagacgaAAGGATCGGGCAGGAGCCGCTCGGCGGCCAGCGCCGGATCGGCCAGTAGGTAGGAGACGTTGACGTGCCAGCACTTGTAGATGTCGACGGTGCAGCCCTGCTGGCACGACGTCCACGTGCAGTTGGACGTCCCGTTGAGGGCGGCGCTGTGGACGGTAAGGCACGCGGCCGGCTCCAGGTCCAGCACAAAAGTCAAGACGCTGGGGTCGATGATGAGCGGCAGGAGCGTCATGAAGACGATGAAACTGGTGCCGGCCAGCAAACTGCAGCAGCCCACCTCGTGCGAGGCCAGGTAGCGCTGAACAGCTGATCCGCACTTCATCGAGTCCGCCGATCGACGACGCCTCCGCCTCCGCGGACGACACCGACACCAACGTCGACGTCGCCGTCGTCGCCGATCATCAATCCACTCGGACCGATCGCCACTCTGTCGCTACTACTCATTCAGGCCGCCAACAATTCCAATCCGCTTTCGATCCAGCGGAGGGCAAAAAGGAcagaaaccaaaaagaaacccACCAATGGAATCCAGCGCGTCAATTCCGGGCGGATCCAAgtcgaaactttttttaaacggCAGTGTCCATGTCTGACTGGATTATTTCATTCGCAATTTTCACTGGCGCGGCGGCAGCTGACAGGGCCGGAAATGAGAGCCGGAAGAAGATGGGGAGAACAAAAAGGACGGAACGGAACGGAATGTCTCCAAACGTAACAGATGGCCAGCGCCAAGgggaggagagaaagaaaccaaaaaaaagacggaaaaaTAACAAGTGAAGATGTGAGGCGGATCAGACACCATCCGATCCAGCTCGTAGCGGCTCACTGACTGACTTGACTGACTGATCGTCGTGTGGTGTCACACTCCTGAAACGGGACCCCCCCCCCTACTCTCctccctttctctctcctctttgcTCCTTGCCGGGCccctgtgtgtgtttgtcgttcctacctcctcctcctcccccctctGACGACTTGAGGTAGGCGATTGCCAACGTGGCTCCACCCGCCccacacacacccacacacactcCGGCGCATACACCaactcactctctctctctctcccaatgTTGTCGAGGCGATTTTTATTGAACCGACGCCGACGGACAGAAAAGGCGGTGGCGGACGGACGGGTGCGGTCGGAGAGAGAGGCGGCCTCCCTCCGAAaacgagagaggaaaaaaaaaaatgaaaaaaataaaaatccggaaggaaatacaaaaaaaaaatgaaaagcggaaatggaaggggggggggtggaaaaagtaaaaaaaaaataaataaataaaaagggaagaacCAACAGGAGCAATCAAAGGCTTCAGTGCTCCTTGTTCAACCGGGACCGTGTTCAGAAAAACTCTGGTTCAAAAATCGCTCCGGATGGGGTGCCAGGACTTTTTATggcgtaaacaaaaaaaaaaaaaaaaaaatgaaataaaatcaaaaggcGGGAAATACgaaaaacttgaaagaaatcgaGGAATGtcctgaaccatttttcttgaatggagaaaaagaaaaataaagagaaaagacaaaaaaaggatcctgccttttctttttgtaggcAGTGTCGACCATTGATCATCATTCCACCGAGAATATATATAAGGacgtccacacacacacattctgTCGGAGCGCAGGAAGTGGGGCGTATCACACAAGCGCAATGGCAAACGAACAAAACCCCggcccaaaaaagaagaagagaaataagagaatggagTGCTGATAACTTACCCTCTATCGTAAAGGTTGCAGTAAGGGAGGCTGAGTCGGCGTAGAAAGAGCCAGACCTGTTGGTAGGACCAGTCCAGAATGGGGCTCACCCTCATCACGCTCGGCCAGCCGTCGTCCGTCATCTAAAGATAACACAAAACCCGCcgaaaaaaggaacaagaataagaaaaataaagcaaaTGAGAAAACAATAGGCAATCGCTACGGTCGGAATGAAAGAATAATACGGATTAGGAAAGCAATAAAGATTAGAGAAGGCTGCTGCCGGAAGGAAAGGGAGGAACAAGCGGCGGCGGCCCTTATGGTTGaccggataaaaaaaaagaaaaagaaaaacaacaacaaaattcacATCATTCGTTCATAAGTTCGTTACTTGTATATGCGGGGAGGGGATAAGGAACAGGAGTAGGAGTGGCTTCAAGCCATCAAAAAAACCATCAATCCTCatcctttttgaaataaaaaagaaaaaagtgaaacatCCGAATCACTCTCAAAGGCGTCCGCAATTCAATATGCCGCCAGATTCCAatctttttcaatcaaaaattcacaaacaaaaaagaatcgaatcggaatgataaaataaaaaactggataaagaagaagaaggacaacaaataaaataaagaggcGGCGCTCCCGGGATGCGATAGTCACCTGAAAGGCCTGCAGATTGGCTGCGTGAGGATCGCTGCGTCTGGTTCCCATGAGGATGGCCTTGATTTCGGGATGCTCATCCAAGGCGATTTTCAATCCGGATCGCACCGGTCCCGCCACGGTCCACAATTCCAAATCGTACCTAAACAACGCAAATGGCCAACTATTAAAATGACCAACTCCCCCCAaccaaagagagaaaaagaatctttCACGATTAGACcagcaagaaaataaaaggggaggGGGAGAGATGGACGGACagaaactgtgtgtgtgtgtgttcaaaagCTACGGATCGATTGGACCAAGACACAAGCGAAATCCGATCGATAATTGAAACGCAGCAGTAGATGGGTGTACACTACATACATAGTAGCCCAGAGGAGATGAGGAGGGGGGATTGAAGAGGAGAGGGTGGTGAGGGGGGTTCCTGGCGAAGTGGATTGGATCAATTAGAGTAAGAGACTGACAGGACGGAGGATATA
Above is a genomic segment from Daphnia pulicaria isolate SC F1-1A chromosome 8, SC_F0-13Bv2, whole genome shotgun sequence containing:
- the LOC124311215 gene encoding uncharacterized protein LOC124311215; protein product: MKCGSAVQRYLASHEVGCCSLLAGTSFIVFMTLLPLIIDPSVLTFVLDLEPAACLTVHSAALNGTSNCTWTSCQQGCTVDIYKCWHVNVSYLLADPALAAERLLPDPFVSFSSSSSSSASLEPYPLMAIQQPARLYPNVVGCGYPPDVDCDQFFRDYSRTDAFERTFPCYVSMTDPSVAVVHVDRFQAACHLAIGFAPLLLCLVLSVYVSLRLRCQRRSQLTARAAGLISAAALAEEQARRIIESKRRLESRKQSWLNSFRQDRVTSSTSVAYSPTSSSPSSASSTRGFEAAAAAAQFPAISDEYGAVAGPSPDPAIVVSVRRKQGLQLQLHRSDFQQHGQPPLRRKATVDDGGTSSSAGQSPSSSSAIPQASGELSGPVIACISSALLPHSVQPHHYAALPLDSPEET